A stretch of Lactuca sativa cultivar Salinas chromosome 6, Lsat_Salinas_v11, whole genome shotgun sequence DNA encodes these proteins:
- the LOC111890851 gene encoding uncharacterized protein LOC111890851: protein MAPKRRRTTESENKPVVQNCSSRSTRARRSSVKLNNYNSPVVVFAHGAGAPSSSEWMIRWKNLLADALKAIEVVTFDYPYIAGRKPPPKAEKLVEFHTDVVKKIADKYPKHPLILIGKSMGSRVSCMVAADTDIKASAVVCLGYPLKGTKGAIRDEPLMQLSVPTMFVQGTKDGLCPLASLEVVRKKMKALNTVYVVENGDHSFKIGKKNLEMAGITHEEVERLAVQAIATFVSQVIGAM, encoded by the exons ATGGCTCCAAAACGCCGGCGAACGACGGAGAGTGAAAACAAACCAGTAGTACAAAATTGTTCTTCAAGGAGCACAAGAGCTCGGAGGTCGTCGGTGAAGTTAAATAATTATAATTCGCCGGTGGTTGTCTTCGCTCACGGCGCTGGTGCTCCTTCATCTTCTGAGTGGATGATTAG ATGGAAGAACTTGTTGGCGGATGCACTAAAAGCTATCGAAGTTGTAACTTTCGATTATCCAT ACATTGCTGGAAGAAAGCCTCCTCCCAAAGCAGAAAAACTAGTTGAATTTCACACAGATGTTGTCAAAAAGATTGCTGACAAATACCCAAAACATCCTCTTATTTTGATCGGAAAATCCATGGGTTCAAG AGTGAGTTGTATGGTGGCTGCTGACACTGATATCAAGGCTTCTGCTGTGGTTTGCCTTGGGTACCCTTTAAAG GGCACAAAAGGAGCCATTCGAGATGAACCCCTAATGCAACTTTCAGTTCCTACCATGTTTGTACAG GGTACAAAAGATGGGCTATGTCCATTGGCATCATTAGAAGTTGTTAGAAAGAAGATGAAAGCTTTGAATACGGTTTATGTGGTTGAAAATGGTGATCACTCTTTCAAAATTGGAAAAAAGAATCTTGAAATGGCGGGAATCACTCATGAAGAAGTAGAAAGACTTGCTGTTCAAGCAATTGCAACATTTGTTTCTCAAGTTATTGGTGCAATGTGA